One Actinomadura viridis genomic region harbors:
- a CDS encoding aldehyde dehydrogenase family protein: MSDYTMTIGGRAVAAPRTFGVINPATGEVAEQAPDCSREQLDEAMAAARDALPGWRSDEDARRKALHAAADLMFARSEEIGRVLTLEQGKPLQDATMEVVGAGVWLKYFADLEMPREVIQDDDTARVEVVRRPIGVVAAITPWNYPLLLGVWKLAPALLAGNTMVLKPSPYTPLSSLRLGEALREVLPPGVLNVVSGGDDLGAWMTGHEIPRKISFTGSVATGKRVAASAAPDLKRVTLELGGNDPAILLDDVDPEAIAGKLFGAAFQNNGQVCSAIKRVYVPEALYGDVVDALAAKAASAKVGDGMTEGVQYGPVNNRPQFERVGELVADALAGGARAAAGGRPIDGPGYFFEPTILADVADGARIVDEEQFGPALPVVAYRDLDEAVARANGTHFGLSGSVWSADADRASEVAGRLECGTAWVNTHLALAPHQPFGGFKWSGVGVENGPWGLYGFTELQVIHRSKL, encoded by the coding sequence GTGTCCGACTACACGATGACCATTGGCGGCCGGGCCGTGGCCGCGCCGCGCACCTTCGGCGTGATCAACCCCGCCACGGGCGAGGTGGCCGAGCAGGCTCCCGACTGCTCGCGCGAGCAGCTGGACGAGGCGATGGCCGCCGCCCGGGACGCGCTGCCCGGATGGCGGTCGGACGAGGACGCGCGCCGCAAGGCGCTGCACGCCGCGGCCGACCTGATGTTCGCCAGGTCCGAGGAGATCGGGCGGGTCCTCACCCTGGAGCAGGGCAAGCCGCTGCAGGACGCCACCATGGAGGTGGTCGGCGCCGGGGTCTGGCTGAAGTACTTCGCCGACCTGGAGATGCCGCGCGAGGTGATCCAGGACGACGACACCGCGCGGGTCGAGGTGGTCCGGCGCCCGATAGGCGTGGTGGCGGCGATCACCCCGTGGAACTACCCGCTCCTGCTGGGCGTGTGGAAGCTGGCCCCCGCCCTGCTGGCCGGCAACACCATGGTCCTCAAGCCCTCCCCGTACACCCCGCTGTCCAGCCTGCGGCTGGGCGAGGCGCTGCGCGAGGTGCTGCCGCCCGGCGTGCTGAACGTGGTGTCCGGCGGCGACGACCTGGGCGCCTGGATGACCGGCCACGAGATCCCGCGCAAGATCAGCTTCACCGGCAGCGTGGCCACCGGCAAGCGCGTGGCCGCCTCCGCCGCCCCCGACCTCAAGCGGGTCACCCTGGAGCTGGGCGGCAACGACCCCGCGATCCTGCTCGACGACGTCGACCCGGAGGCCATCGCCGGCAAGCTGTTCGGCGCCGCGTTCCAGAACAACGGCCAGGTCTGCTCGGCGATCAAGCGGGTGTACGTGCCGGAGGCGCTGTACGGCGACGTGGTGGACGCCCTGGCGGCCAAGGCCGCCTCGGCCAAGGTCGGCGACGGCATGACCGAGGGCGTGCAGTACGGGCCGGTCAACAACAGGCCGCAGTTCGAGCGGGTCGGCGAGCTGGTCGCCGACGCGCTGGCCGGCGGTGCCCGCGCCGCCGCCGGCGGCAGGCCGATCGACGGCCCCGGTTACTTCTTCGAGCCCACCATCCTCGCCGACGTCGCCGACGGCGCCCGGATCGTCGACGAGGAGCAGTTCGGCCCCGCCCTGCCGGTGGTCGCCTACCGTGACCTCGACGAGGCCGTGGCGCGGGCCAACGGCACCCACTTCGGCCTGTCCGGCTCGGTCTGGAGCGCCGACGCCGACCGGGCGAGCGAGGTCGCCGGCCGGCTGGAGTGCGGCACCGCGTGGGTCAACACCCATCTCGCGCTGGCGCCCCACCAGCCGTTCGGCGGCTTCAAGTGGAGCGGCGTCGGCGTGGAGAACGGCCCGTGGGGCCTGTACGGCTTCACCGAGCTCCAGGTGATCCACCGGTCCAAGCTCTAA
- a CDS encoding helix-turn-helix domain-containing protein, translated as MRPVSIEERGGWWLAQGRPHPALRPFLASYDGYWEDRSTPDRVRTLPGRHVVLILNLGPPLLVTVPGAAPARYASFVAGMHDGPGAYAHPGGQRGIQLDLTPLGAYTLLGTPMGALTNVAADLPDLLGPRAGELVERLAAAPGWAARFDLLDRFLLDRLTLGPSPAPEVERAWHLLASGGGCAPVAELAGEVGWSRRHLTQRFKEQIGLPPKVMARVLRFERALARMAAGGSGWADIAAGCGYYDQAHLNREFRALSGCTPSELLAAQAPEGLTTTAREFA; from the coding sequence GTGAGACCCGTCAGCATCGAGGAACGGGGCGGCTGGTGGCTGGCCCAGGGGCGGCCCCATCCGGCCCTGCGCCCGTTCCTGGCCTCCTACGACGGCTACTGGGAGGACCGTTCCACCCCCGACCGCGTCCGGACGCTCCCCGGGCGGCACGTCGTGCTGATCCTCAACCTGGGCCCGCCGCTCCTCGTGACCGTCCCGGGCGCCGCTCCGGCGCGGTACGCCTCGTTCGTCGCCGGGATGCACGACGGTCCCGGCGCCTACGCGCATCCGGGCGGGCAGCGCGGCATCCAGCTCGACCTGACCCCGCTGGGCGCCTACACCCTGCTCGGCACGCCGATGGGCGCGCTCACCAACGTCGCGGCCGACCTGCCCGACCTGCTCGGGCCGCGGGCGGGCGAGCTGGTCGAGCGGCTGGCGGCCGCACCGGGCTGGGCCGCCCGTTTCGATCTGCTCGACCGTTTCCTGCTGGACCGGCTGACGCTCGGCCCCTCCCCCGCCCCCGAGGTCGAGCGGGCCTGGCACCTGCTGGCCTCCGGCGGCGGGTGCGCGCCGGTGGCCGAACTGGCCGGGGAGGTGGGCTGGAGCCGCCGCCACCTCACCCAGCGTTTCAAGGAGCAGATCGGCCTGCCGCCGAAGGTGATGGCCAGGGTGCTGCGGTTCGAGCGGGCACTGGCGCGGATGGCCGCGGGCGGTTCCGGCTGGGCCGACATCGCCGCCGGCTGCGGCTACTACGACCAGGCCCACCTCAACCGCGAGTTCCGCGCGCTGTCGGGCTGTACCCCGTCCGAGCTGCTGGCGGCCCAGGCGCCCGAGGGCCTGACCACGACGGCCAGGGAGTTCGCCTGA